CTTTATAATCTGCCAGTTTTAGACAATTTTAGTGAGCTACCATAAGTAACCGAGAGTTGTCTCGTATTATTTGACACGTAGATTCTGTCACGACTCCGGTTACTCCATAAGGACCTGTTTATTCTAAGTAGTTTAGTAGCTGCTCCTGCTGGCGGGTTTTCTCTTCTTAACCGTACTTTTTCTTCCTGTCATAAGGATGCTCTATGAGCTTTTTTATCATAATACTCCTTTTCGTGTTCCTGTCACACATCCGGCTGTACATTTTTGTTCTAGAAATCGTAATATATCCACGCTGCTTGCTTGTTCAGTTCGACTCGGATATCGAGGCCGCTGGTGCTGTTCAGTGCGAAAATGGGGCTTCACTCTTTGGCACTAAAGTCTCTCTAAAGCATGTGGAAGCCGGTGATTTAAAGGCGCTGCGTCGTGCAGGCCCACCAATTGATCGGTTTTCCACAAATTTGCAACGGAGTTTCGGATCCATCTCTGGTCGTGATCGTGACCGGGATAAAAGTCGTGGATCCTTGCGCCGTGACCGCTTCCGAGGTCGAACTAAGTCTCCGGACAACAAACGTTCACGTGAGATCTCACCGCGTCGACACTCAAGGTCACCAATGTAAGTTTTTCTGATGAGTTCTACTGTCTCCACATTTCCGTATGCAAGTAGTGATAGTATGTTGCTTATGCTACGTTCTCAAGGATCGTCATATTTTTGCTATCATACTAACAATGAGTTCTATCGAAGATTCTTCTggaaattttttattgtttcaatGATAGAAATATGTATTAAGTATGCTGTTTTGCAACGTGGTAGTTCTCCCTAGATTGAAGAGTATTTCTCATTGTTGTCTTGTCATATGAACATTTGGATTACTTTAAAATGTCGGAAACTGTTCATGGACGTCAACAACTTCGTTTCAATTGGccagtaaataaatatattctcaCCTGTAATTCAGACGGAAAAACAATAACAGCTGGGAGAGAAATCGATTAGGATGCCCCATGATTTCAAAGAGGATGAGGTAGGTAAACAGGGCACCATCGAGAGCCGTTTGAGGAAGTTGTTAGTGAAGCTATTTCTAAGGGCAGTTCATATATCAGTAAATTTCGAGATAACTGTATTCTAAATAGAAGTTAGATCTCAGATGCACAACACATAAAACTGACTCCCACACTTGGCTGTTCTGTGACTTCAAAGTAGTATTTGATTCTGTCAGTAGAATGGCTTTAAGACGTAAAGAATGAACAACTATTACGATGTCCTCAGAATTCATAAGAAATTGTGATCGGAATTGATACAAACCTGTTTTAATCATCAGCGGCATTAACTTCTGCCAATCCTGTCCATCTTTGCCATGAATAATCTACTAAACGTAACTTTTCAAGAGTTGGTCACCAAATACTGGTAAGTTCTAGCAAATAAATTGAATGGTTTTCATATGTTTGGGGTTTGAAAAATGCAAAATGTCACGTAACCGGTCTGTATTGAACCATAGTTCAACACGTTGAGGTAATGTGTTGTGTTATTCACATTATGGTCTCGTAGAGCTGCAAAGTTCTTCCCTTAAAGATATAGGGAAAGTTTGAGGATTGGCTACATGCCTTGTATAACTATACTGATATCCACGTGTGCTTCTGTATCCAGTACCGTGTATAGTTTGTTGTGATACACAGCTGCTAAGTCTGACCGTCAAATAGCAACAACAATACCAATTGCATCAATATTCCAGTGATTCACTTCGTAGCGGAAATatagaataaatatatatttttttaagaatTAGCTTGGGCCGTTGAAGAATACCCAACTGTTTTTAACTGGAGTAAGTACACTGAAGAGACTAAACCTAGCCTCAGGCTGCTAAGCTTCTAGCTGTGCAATCTTCCTGAAGTTGTTTAGATACTAGGCGGATGAATTTAAGACCTGGTTCAAATAACCATGTTCCTTGTCACTCAAAAAATGTTGATAGGGGCAaacgaaaataaataaagataatactACTTACAGTTGTTAAAAGCTAAATATAAAAAGCTTAAAAAACGAAACTAGGGAAAGAAAAGTAATGAATAATCTCGTATCTAGAGATTGGTTAAAGGTGAACAGTAAATGCGTAAGTTACTTTCTTCAGTATTAAGGTAGTGAGTTTTATAGTTTGTAATATTTGCTGGGGTTaaacttatatttttatttgcCAACTGTGTTGGTGTTCTGATTATTCCAATTACAGCATAACGCGTACTGATCGGCGTACAGTTCATCCACTAAACTGGCTATCAGAAGTTGCTGAACGAGACAAAAAGCTGTGAGATGTTTTTAATTGATCTTAATTTATCTACATTGTTGTTTTATCACCTCATCTATCTTATTCCACGAGTTCAGTGAAAAAGTTGTGTTGGGAAAGTGATGTTAGAACTTGGTATCTTGGCTTTATTATCGACAATCATTtagataaaaaaaacaacattagAACCAACAGAAAAAAAACTTTTGGCCACAGGATACTCAATGTAGATCATACGCTAGAAGTGATAGTAGCAACGGAATTAATAAGagctaaaaagaaaataaaaaggaGAAATGAAAActccaaataaatattttcagaatTCATAAAAAAGTGTGACGTGAATATTTGTGCTCCACCGCAACTTCATCTCCAATAATCGTCCTCAAAACAATCAGGAAGTGTACGTCACTCCAATTATTAATCAGTGACTTCGGGTTTATGTCTGATAACCATAAGTTCATCTTGTCATACCGAAGACTGCATCTTCCACTGACAGTTGGTTGGTACGTGCAACATCATGATATTCGAATTAGTAGGtgttcacaacctcatcgactgatttgcCTCCCTAACTTGTTCATGCCCAACATTGCTTATTCTATAATTTCGCACGTCTAATACCCACTTAGTTACACAACGTTGACCACCATAAATAATAAGTAGACATGAATATTCGTATTCATTACAAAAACAGTTCGGGTAACtcatattaatccttgcagttgtTTGCTATCCTAGCAGATCCAACATTGTTCCCAGAGTATCGACAGGCAATGCTGATACCACATGTCGTAGTAAAGATTTCGCGtttcatttatcaatattaaGAATAAACATCCAGATGGAGAAACTTAGTTCATGGTTTTCGAATATTTTGGAATTTTCTCTCAAGTAATCATTTCTTTATGAAATGAACAAATTAGACTTAAAATCATTAGTCCGTATTGAATGATGTCTCAGTTTTTATTTTtggaaatgaattttatttagggattttatttgttaatttactTTTAGAAATGGATCCAGTCTTCTTGGTCCTGCCGataaatcaactgaaaaacCTATCGTTAAATCACCACCTTATATGGTGGCAATAATAACCGTCCAGCATGATCTTGTTCCATATGCTGAAATTATAGAACAACGTGTCACTAAAAGTCTAACTACACCAGGAAGTCCTTCTGTTACTCATATAGTAGTTCTACTGTCTGTAGATCATCTTAGCCCATGCCTAGCTGACCTTACCAAGGATGGTGTTCCGTTCGCGATCATTTGCACTATGACTAATTGGGCACACAACTCGTGCACATTACGCATTCTTTACGCTCCAACCCAACAAGGTAA
This genomic stretch from Schistosoma haematobium chromosome 5, whole genome shotgun sequence harbors:
- the NCOA5_1 gene encoding Nuclear receptor coactivator 5, variant 2 (EggNog:ENOG410VDZ5~COG:U,Y) — its product is MGTRDKSPTGSSCLVGKVLIEDLPKRAISHNDIRDWLKKYGCISEIVIYPRCLLVQFDSDIEAAGAVQCENGASLFGTKVSLKHVEAGDLKALRRAGPPIDRFSTNLQRSFGSISGRDRDRDKSRGSLRRDRFRGRTKSPDNKRSREISPRRHSRSPM